One Malus sylvestris chromosome 14, drMalSylv7.2, whole genome shotgun sequence DNA segment encodes these proteins:
- the LOC126600828 gene encoding nuclear transcription factor Y subunit A-10-like, whose translation MAMQTVYFKEHEGIAPNPIGQFSSALSGPWWSAFGSQPVYGESCGQSKPFTREQPNTGQGTEQGLEKGHTNLFTIFPGDGQKSQAAIAPPGKYRGHFELGFSQPMICAKYPYMDQCYGLFSAYGPQISGRIMLPLNLTTDEGPIYVNAKQYHGIIRRRQSRAKAVIENRAARLRKPYMHESRHRHAMRRPRGCGGRFLNTKTMNNGNKGTEGKQGGDGQLFRFSGSQSPEVLQSDSGTLNSSKETNGSSSNISGSEVSSMYSRGDLDRFSINHLGPSLHSLSNMMDSARGMVIPTKWVAAGDNRCNLKV comes from the exons ATGGCTATGCAAACTGTGTATTTCAAAGAACATGAAGGAATTGCCCCTAATCCCATAGGGCAGTTTTCATCAGCATTGTCAGGGCCTTGGTGGAGTGCCTTTGGATCTCAACCGGTGTATGGGGAATCCTGTGGCCAGTCGAAACCTTTTACCAGGGAACAGCCCAATACCGGGCAGGGTACTGAACAAGGACTGGAAAAAGGGCACACAAATCTGTTCACTATCTTTCCTG GGGACGGTCAAAAGTCCCAGGCAGCAATTGCTCCGCCGGGAAAATACCGTGGTCATTTTGAGCTTGGATTCAGCCAGCCTATG ATCTGTGCAAAATATCCATATATGGATCAATGCTATGGACTCTTCTCAGCTTATGGACCTCAAATCTCG GGACGCATTATGCTGCCGCTGAACTTGACTACGGATGAAGGACCAATCTATGTAAATGCCAAGCAGTACCATGGAATCATCCGTCGCCGACAATCCCGTGCCAAGGCTGTCATTGAGAACAGGGCCGCTAGACTCCGTAAG CCGTACATGCATGAATCTCGCCATCGCCATGCAATGCGCCGACCAAGGGGCTGTGGTGGTCGTTTTCTGAACACCAAGACTATGAACAATGGGAACAAGGGAACTGAAGGGAAGCAAGGTGGTGATGGGCAGCTGTTTAGGTTTTCTGGTTCTCAGAGTCCTGAAGTCCTGCAATCTGACAGTGGAACTTTAAACTCGTCAAAGGAAACAAATGGCAGCAGTTCAAACATATCCGGGTCAGAGGTGTCAAGTATGTACTCTAGGGGAGATCTTGATCGCTTTTCAATCAATCATCTCGGTccctctctgcactctctgTCAAACATGATGGACAGTGCACGTGGTATGGTCATTCCGACCAAATGGGTTGCAGCAGGAGATAACCGCTGCAACCTCAAAGTTTGA